A single Corticium candelabrum chromosome 16, ooCorCand1.1, whole genome shotgun sequence DNA region contains:
- the LOC134191726 gene encoding uncharacterized protein LOC134191726 — MMLRLLVFASALVCYANASLVHIQVTARSRSVRKCGGSLVARNFVLTAASCFEDAEKTQARKISMELVSPDSGLSLPVSANAVFLQPCYDGTCGDLALIRLDRPVRSSFNVARYAVQQADDLWTGVGGDAQVYATWETWTRGTRLALNMVSLSLCSGLNGTAGQCSICASAPSACDSGSVDVGAPLVVKAGCSGGSDWDDVVVGVSTSAGSGCGRSVGVYTRVSLYSVWIRDVISPGNAACAAQSCPAAVCPTCRTVSVSEEGSVDSDMLSKVNATIDKVDNLYTMLGVKNGQMRKIKRGRPGPAGPPGPSGPTGTSTAGEKGEKGDSGPPGPPGPPGDRGTSGHKGDSGSSGQVLPQVEVIQLKMKNLISQNSRLESDLNETKRQLAAYKAAIALTQDETTKKMEELKEIVSGLMSHDDVGGKVHASKVEKCSPTLAKHCSWYRNLTTRDECLAFGNTSDYHHCRFDATNEREKCVCCEFAHTGHYEFHSELEALRYPSAECRYFAASNKDNLRRCHGNGVYFNNKCYCFSGYSGDYCLTGCRSVAAPSFCSRYHRWETKLPGSNRGVNCYRIMSTSNNKTPVHSNVKSNFACSWLYESSECHCCMRWGATNQKFSDFARLHFTYNNGTEAKVHYNCPNESPSS, encoded by the exons ATGATGTTGAGACTGCTCGTGTTCGCATCCGCTCTCGTTTGCTACGCAAACGCTTCCCTCGTTCACATCCAAGTCACCGCGCGCTCTCGTTCCGTCCGCAAGTGCGGCGGCTCTCTCGTCGCCAGAAATTTCGTCCTAACGGCCGCGTCATGCTTCGAGGACGCCGAGAAAACGCAAGCGCGTAAAATCAGTATGGAACTGGTGTCGCCCGACAGCGGACTCTCTCTACCCGTGAGTGCCAACGCCGTCTTCTTGCAGCCGTGCTACGACGGTACTTGTGGGGATTTGGCTCTAATCCGGCTCGACCGACCGGTTCGCTCGTCGTTTAACGTTGCTCGTTACGCAGTGCAGCAAGCTGATGACTTGTGGACGGGCGTTGGAGGCGACGCGCAAGTGTATGCGACGTGGGAGACGTGGACTCGTGGTACGAGACTCGCGCTCAACATGGTGTCGCTCTCGCTTTGTTCGGGTCTCAACGGTACGGCGGGCCAGTGTTCGATTTGTGCGTCGGCGCCGTCGGCGTGCGATTCGGGCAGCGTCGATGTTGGTGCTCCGTTGGTCGTCAAGGCGGGATGCTCTGGAGGGTCGGATTGGGACGATGTTGTCGTCGGTGTGTCGACTTCTGCGGGGAGTGGCTGTGGTCGGTCTGTGGGAGTGTACACGCGTGTGTCGTTGTATTCTGTTTGGATTCGCGATGTCATCAGTCCAG GCAATGCGGCTTGTGCAGCTCAGAGTTGTCCTGCTGCAGTGTGTCCAACGTGCAGGACGGTTTCCGTTTCTGAG GAAGGAAGTGTTGATTCTGACATGTTGAGCAAGGTGAACGCAACAATTGACAAAGTAGACAACTTGTACACCATGCTTGGTGTCAAGAACGGGCAGATGAGGAAG ATAAAGAGAGGCAGACCAGGTCCAGCTGGTCCACCTGGCCCATCCGGCCCAACG GGTACATCTACTGCTGGAGAAAAAGGAGAAAAGGGAGATAGTGGTCCTCCCGGTCCCCCAGGCCCTCCTGGAGATAGGGGAACGTCAGGTCATAAGGGAGATAGTGGAAGCA GCGGCCAGGTTTTACCACAAGTTGAAGTGATAcaattgaaaatgaaaaatcTCATCAGTCAAAATAGCCGTCTTGAGTCCGACTTAAATGAAACAAAACGTCAACTTGCCGCATACAAGGCAGCAATAGCCTTGACACAA GATGAAACAACCAAGAAAATGGAGGAATTAAAGGAAATTGTTTCG GGTTTGATGTCTCATGATGATGTCGGTGGTAAAGTTCACGCCAGCAAAGTTGAGAAATGCTCTCCCACGCTGGCTAAGCACTGCTCCTGGTACAGGAATCTAACAACGCGTGACGAATGTCTTGCATTTGGGAATACTTCTGATTACCATCACTGCCGGTTTGATGCAACTAATGAGAGAG AAAAGTGCGTTTGTTGCGAGTTTGCGCATACCGGTCATTACGAGTTTCACTCAGAACTCGAAGCATTGCGGTATCCATCAG CTGAGTGTCGTTACTTTGCTGCCAGTAACAAGGATAACTTGAGGAGATGTCATGGCAATGGAGTCTatttcaacaacaaatgttaCTGTTTTTCTGGTTACAGCGGAGACTACTGTCTGACAG GTTGCCGAAGTGTTGCTGCTCCGTCATTCTGTAGTCGTTATCATCGATGGGAGACAAAACTGCCCGGTTCCAATCGAGGAGTGAATTGTTATCGTATTATGTCAacttcaaacaacaaaactcCCGTACATAGCAACGTCAAGAGTAACTTTGCGTGCTCGTGGCTTTATGAATCCAGTG AATGTCACTGTTGTATGAGATGGGGAGCTACCAATCAGAAGTTCAGCGACTTCGCTAGGCTTCACTTTACCTATAACAACGGTACTGAAGCCAAAGTGCACTACAACTGCCCAAATGAGTCACCTTCGAGCTGA
- the LOC134192365 gene encoding uncharacterized protein LOC134192365, which yields MLDRSLVVIATGLLLFFPKSTVSVQCPIVPHRAGGLTAKVDSNYSRVSCNYKKPVQVDERYKTNVKITFVVSAPLDGWEISLLFGSTSPDVSICDVNGAQVVNTKSDGTIVFRNLTERLQIGNDSKLEFNLYTAEEGVKLFPVKFGLRLPTVVTPKVNGMCRGFDIHSPSARFSVDPTDKAKYTLKLNFAVQPGQTSWITCRLMFNVPVRIIEVHHAEAVRNDKTNEVVIARNNTRNMAKKTVIKYTILRKRVKSDGYNSSLCRACYVDPTTNRYVPATDPVETPRLPTFNCGSTTTRITQTTASVKKVTSSMQTLSIGTPSSSAFSSGNTDITETPQATSDLNSKSDQSSNSYVVWIAVAAGCAGALVVLLLVASFMIMSRKSGTPETRPLQLPNLDPGRSSNEYEMSSMRPSANGNGFTNTSCCNDFSNTTNLAKLLGDDKYGPAYEELDRFLPFLESPTSDCNFDHSTGKNICDYLLPGQRLHTLTEESPRYTEGASDLRKKAVQEGMYVAMHSVDEERNGSKAFDDCDVTYKDGTAREDEVMTSEKTYVTMHSIEEKNSEHEDDTKTTSVTESVNAAVESDSPPLAMDRQDTEDEDEETELKSPDKSLDDDKTKTENACSDAMDVEKAEQDDCTKTSDDDKQPET from the coding sequence ATGCTAGATAGATCTCTTGTGGTCATTGCAACTGGGCTGCTTCTGTTCTTTCCTAAAAGCACGGTTTCCGTCCAATGTCCAATCGTTCCACACAGAGCAGGGGGATTAACCGCCAAGGTAGATTCTAATTATTCGAGAGTTAGTTGCAATTACAAGAAACCTGTACAAGTGGATGAACGATACAAGACGAATGTGAAGATTACGTTCGTTGTATCGGCACCGCTGGATGGTTGGGAGATATCTCTTCTGTTCGGTAGCACTAGTCCTGACGTGTCGATCTGTGACGTCAATGGTGCTCAAGTAGTGAACACAAAGTCAGACGGAACTATCGTCTTCCGCAATCTAACGGAGCGTCTGCAGATCGGAAACGATTCGAAACTAGAGTTCAATCTCTATACTGCAGAAGAAGGCGTGAAGCTGTTTCCTGTAAAGTTTGGTTTGCGACTACCAACTGTAGTCACACCAAAGGTAAACGGTATGTGCAGAGGGTTTGATATCCATTCGCCCTCCGCAAGGTTCAGTGTGGATCCGACGGACAAAGCCAAGTACACGTTGAAGTTGAATTTCGCAGTTCAACCTGGTCAAACTTCTTGGATAACTTGTAGGTTGATGTTCAACGTTCCTGTTCGTATTATTGAAGTGCATCATGCCGAGGCTGTGAGAAATGATAAGACAAACGAGGTCGTTATTGCTAGAAACAACACTAGAAACATGGCTAAAAAGACGGTCATCAAGTACACAATATTAAGAAAACGAGTGAAAAGTGATGGGTACAACAGCTCACTGTGTCGAGCTTGTTATGTGGATCCCACGACTAACCGATATGTTCCTGCGACCGACCCTGTCGAGACCCCTCGTCTTCCAACCTTCAATTGTGGGTCAACGACTACTCGGATAACACAAACAACCGCGTCGGTAAAGAAAGTTACGTCCTCGATGCAAACTTTGTCAATCGGCACGCCATCTAGTTCTGCGTTCTCTTCAGGCAATACAGACATTACGGAAACTCCACAGGCAACGTCAGATCTAAACAGTAAGAGCGATCAGTCATCAAATTCGTATGTCGTTTGGATTGCGGTAGCTGCAGGCTGTGCCGGCGCTCTCGTAGTCTTGCTCCTCGTCGCGTCTTTTATGATAATGTCGCGCAAATCGGGAACGCCCGAGACCAGACCATTGCAGCTACCTAACCTCGATCCGGGCAGGTCTTCCAACGAGTACGAGATGTCTAGTATGAGGCCTAGTGCAAACGGCAATGGCTTTACGAACACGTCATGTTGCAACGATTTCTCTAATACAACAAACTTGGCCAAACTTCTAGGAGACGATAAGTACGGACCGGCGTATGAGGAACTGGATCGTTTTCTTCCTTTCTTAGAGAGTCCTACGAGCGACTGCAACTTTGATCACTCGACGGGTAAGAACATCTGTGACTATCTCTTACCCGGTCAGCGACTGCATACCTTAACGGAAGAGAGTCCTAGATATACAGAAGGAGCAAGCGATTTGCGAAAAAAGGCTGTGCAAGAGGGCATGTACGTGGCAATGCATAGTGTGGATGAGGAGAGGAATGGTAGCAAAGCGTTCGATGATTGTGATGTGACATACAAGGACGGTACCGCTAGAGAAGACGAGGTTATGACGAGTGAGAAAACGTACGTGACAATGCACAGTATAGAAGAGAAGAACAGTGAACATGAAGATGACACCAAAACGACTTCGGTTACCGAATCTGTTAACGCTGCCGTGGAGAGTGACAGTCCACCCTTGGCAATGGATCGTCAAGATACGGAAGATGAAGACGAGGAGACCGAACTGAAATCACCCGACAAATCTCTTGATGATGATAAGACAAAGACTGAAAACGCGTGTTCGGATGCTATGGACGTAGAGAAAGCTGAACAAGATGACTGCACAAAAACTAGTGACGACGACAAACAGCCGGAGACTTAG
- the LOC134192585 gene encoding uncharacterized protein LOC134192585 — protein MEAHSRVLSALSLLLLYSAQILAKKCIANPLSSYVAHVDCNYRSPFVREEYHTKVKLTIRVSKPTQGWQLDLHLSFRGSFRVKSISGGELNGSETRQNGIITLRNTVPRLAAGDRFRVGFIVQHGQSNTKLFPAKLHLNLPTRHITGVCDGPRQSSQQSSHTKLLLRRGKEWVRLTLDFNKGPWMSCNLTFDVPVHVTELHNAEYVGQVDDRNHVIGVKREHVVIIYQKLSSKGSKSGHIGSECYHCDHTHGHYHVVPLPPFIEPSIEPVEYSGISPITDLSPTSNQATSNLVDNQSIPFLPDYLNEHPAMVSTVVTDHTMKPQVTKSTKMLPTAETSKDSSSSSHGVWIGVAAGCAIGVIVLLIVVAALLMFRRRSSSPEGNTFSLAWHRTRTNESSNNIYHREDGQVDSSSNGPTMANCRTLPCTPPELMKGKGLPQETQYEELEVCLPDYNNSKLKNGGGMISPPSNYDQLLPGQRLNLPSQSGYDNLSPVQSPHSMPLGLYEVPDDIVESGDEDETKEEDYMSMNNLQRKQDQ, from the coding sequence ATGGAAGCACATAGTCGTGTTCTTTCTGCGCTCTCTCTTCTATTGCTTTATTCGGCTCAAATTCTAGCCAAGAAATGTATCGCAAATCCGTTGAGTAGCTATGTGGCACATGTTGACTGCAACTATCGGAGTCCTTTTGTACGAGAAGAATACCATACAAAAGTGAAGTTGACTATCAGGGTATCAAAGCCTACGCAAGGATGGCAACTTGATCTGCACTTGTCTTTCCGAGGTTCATTTAGAGTAAAATCGATATCAGGAGGCGAACTTAATGGCAGCGAGACACGCCAAAACGGTATTATAACACTGCGCAACACGGTCCCACGTCTTGCTGCAGGCGATCGTTTTCGTGTCGGCTTCATCGTCCAACACGGTCAGTCTAACACGAAACTGTTTCCAGCAAAGCTCCATCTAAACCTTCCAACTAGACATATCACTGGCGTGTGTGACGGACCTAGACAATCATCACAACAGAGCTCTCACACAAAGTTACTATTGCGCAGAGGGAAGGAATGGGTCAGGCTAACCCTTGACTTCAACAAGGGACCGTGGATGTCTTGCAACTTGACGTTTGATGTTCCTGTCCACGTTACTGAGCTACACAACGCTGAGTATGTTGGTCAAGTAGATGATAGAAACCATGTAATTGGAGTTAAGCGCGAGCACGTTGTTATTATATATCAGAAACTCAGCTCTAAAGGCAGTAAATCAGGACACATCGGATCAGAGTGTTACCATTGTGATCACACTCATGGTCATTATCATGTTGTTCCTCTGCCACCCTTCATTGAGCCTTCCATCGAACCAGTTGAATATTCAGGTATTAGTCCAATCACTGATTTGAGTCCAACGTCAAATCAAGCAACATCAAATCTGGTTGACAATCAAAGTATCCCTTTCTTACCCGATTACCTCAATGAACATCCAGCAATGGTATCTACTGTTGTCACTGACCACACAATGAAACCACAGGTTACTAAATCAACTAAAATGCTACCTACTGCAGAAACTTCCAAAgattcatcttcatcttctcATGGTGTATGGATTGGAGTAGCTGCAGGTTGTGCAATTGGAGTCATAGTCTTACtcattgttgttgctgctcttCTGATGTTTCGCAGACGTTCTAGTTCACCTGAAGGCAATACTTTCTCATTGGCGTGGCACAGAACGAGAACAAACGAGAGTTCAAATAATATTTACCATCGAGAAGACGGACAAGTAGACTCTTCATCAAACGGTCCGACTATGGCTAACTGCAGAACTCTTCCTTGCACACCACCAGAACTAATGAAAGGCAAAGGTTTGCCACAAGAGACACAATATGAGGAGCTTGAAGTTTGCTTGCCTGACTACAACAATTCAAAACTGAAAAACGGTGGAGGCATGATTTCTCCTCCATCAAACTATGATCAGCTTCTTCCAGGACAAAGATTGAATCTTCCGAGTCAAAGCGGTTATGATAACTTGAGTCCAGTTCAAAGTCCTCATTCCATGCCATTAGGACTTTATGAGGTGCCCGATGATATAGTCGAGTCAGGAGATGAAGATGAAACCAAGGAGGAGGACTACATGAGCATGAATAATCTTCAAAGAAAGCAGGATCAATGA